GAGCGCATACCACGGTCGCCACAACAGTGCCCAACCGCCGGATATCAGCAGGGCAAACCATAGTTCGGCCTTGATGTAGTCGTACACGGGCTCTGGGAGTGTGTTGTAGAACAGAGTGGCCCACAGCAGCCGCGGGTGAAGCAGCACATTGCCAACGGCGGACGACAGCGTAGGACCTAGGTGCGCGTAGCGTACTACTTGGGTGAAGGAGCGGTGCGTAGTATCTAGGGCTGGCATCACGTACTGGGTTATTACCAGAAAGTACCCAAACGCAACCAAGGCGCCCACCCCGAGCCACGCTACTACTTTTCGGTTTGGCCAGTGCTGCCAAGCTAACCCGAGAAAAATAAATACCAGCCAAAGCGCCATGTTCTCTTTGCTCACTAGCAGGAGCAAGGCAGCCAGCAGCGCCGGCCCCACTCGCCGTTGCTTAACCCAAAGCGCTAACCAGGGGAGAGCCATGGCCCCCACTACGTTGTCATGGTAGTCGAAGCTTAGGGCCGAGAAAATTCCCCACTGACTGGCAAACAAGACAAGAGCCCAGTTGGCCCGACTAGGGCTGGCGCCTTGTGCATACGCATAGTGCCATACCCCCAAAGCCCCTAGGAGCAGGGCCCCTAGCTGCACAAGCAGCAGCGCCCACGCCCCACCCACGAGGTAGTAGAGTGGCGTTGCCAAAATAGGTGTAAGACTAAAATGCTGACCCAAAAAGGAAGTAGGAGGTGCATCCAAAAGCAGGGTCGTGCGGGGCCAGTGCAGGTGCGCAAAGTCTACTACGGCTTGAGCGATAAGACCTAGGTCGAGAGCGGCCGTACGAAAATTGTAATGATTAACCAGCGAGACAGACCCATAAGCCAGTGCAAATAAGAACAGCCACAAAGTGCGCCAGCGCCGAGTTGCGGGCTTACTGGGTGATAAAAGAGACATAAGCAGGAAATGACAATAACCAAACACAGGTGCTAGCTACCAGTCGCAAGGATAAAGTAGGACAAGTAAAGTAAGCAGGAGTAACTCTTGGAGAATAGCGCCAGAAGCTACGCTCAGCAAGATGGCGCTAAATCAGAAAAGAAGCCAATAGCTTGATTATAGCCGCAGGGCGGAGCAGCAACCCAGTAAGGAGTTCAACCGCTGGTGGGTGAATGCACAAGAATACGCGCCAGGAGATTTATAAATTCTCTGCGCCTAGGTTTGGTAGGAACAACTCTCTCCGAGCAAAATACGAGGTTTGCTCTGGCTTAATATTTGACTTTTAGTATCCTTTCCTAACCTAGGTATTTCCCATCCAATGAAAGCATTCTTCGCCGCCGCGTCTTTGACACTGGCTGCCCTAGCCTTCGGCTCTGCCCCAGCTCATGCCCAACAGATCAGTATTAATATCGGCCAGCCCGCTCCGCCGCCCCGCGTCGTGGTGGTGCACGAGGTGCAGCCCGTGCGGGTGTACAAAGCTCCTAAGTATAAACGGCGTGCCGTGATGCTGGTGCCAGCGGGTCCCGCGTATTACGCTCCCCGCGACTATGGTCGGGGTCATGGGCATGGCCATGGACATGGCCATGGTCGACACTAAAAAGTAGTAGACTACTCAGATTGAGGCTTCCACCCACTGTGGAAGCCTTTTTTG
This Hymenobacter sp. GOD-10R DNA region includes the following protein-coding sequences:
- a CDS encoding DUF2079 domain-containing protein: MSLLSPSKPATRRWRTLWLFLFALAYGSVSLVNHYNFRTAALDLGLIAQAVVDFAHLHWPRTTLLLDAPPTSFLGQHFSLTPILATPLYYLVGGAWALLLVQLGALLLGALGVWHYAYAQGASPSRANWALVLFASQWGIFSALSFDYHDNVVGAMALPWLALWVKQRRVGPALLAALLLLVSKENMALWLVFIFLGLAWQHWPNRKVVAWLGVGALVAFGYFLVITQYVMPALDTTHRSFTQVVRYAHLGPTLSSAVGNVLLHPRLLWATLFYNTLPEPVYDYIKAELWFALLISGGWALLWRPWYALMLVPILGQKLLSNEYGFWGINMQYSIEFAPVLALAVLDTLQASRPERTQNPRQPRRKDLSRQAWAGALMGAVVFTLATFCDRYSKWYNLINNNPLVSEHYDSPYPDREGLYAALAQVEPGTPLSATSCLVPHLLDRRDTFLFPVLRTARTVALLREPNEQSAWPLKPDEAKKALEQFQHDPNYRTIYEDPQLVVLTRNFTAADSAAIWKP